The following coding sequences are from one Natrarchaeobaculum sulfurireducens window:
- a CDS encoding glutathione S-transferase N-terminal domain-containing protein produces MADITLYDLPGCPFCARVRSKLDELGLEYDVIEVPRSHADRTQVEAVSGQTGVPVITDEATGVDGMAESADIVEYLEETYA; encoded by the coding sequence ATGGCAGACATCACGCTGTACGACCTCCCTGGCTGTCCGTTCTGTGCGCGGGTCCGCTCGAAACTCGACGAACTCGGACTCGAGTACGACGTGATCGAAGTTCCACGCTCACACGCCGACCGGACTCAGGTCGAGGCAGTCAGCGGCCAGACCGGCGTCCCCGTTATCACCGACGAGGCGACCGGGGTCGACGGAATGGCCGAAAGCGCCGACATCGTCGAATATCTCGAGGAAACGTACGCCTGA
- a CDS encoding potassium channel family protein — translation MKFVIVGYGRVGSRTARILTEEGHGVTVVDDDPDRIDRAAQNGRSVVHGDGSDESVLIDAGIEVADAVGAFTPDLNANFAACMVGNHHGCRTVLRIDEDYREEIYEKYAAEVDEIVYPERLGAAGAKTAILGGDFNVVADLAANLQLTVLEISEGSPAVGKRMSELELPDCARIYAHGRAREPLTIPLPGTELEAGDEVAIITETDRADEVRSALLPANA, via the coding sequence ATGAAGTTTGTTATCGTAGGGTATGGTCGCGTCGGCTCGCGAACCGCCCGAATCCTGACCGAAGAGGGGCATGGGGTGACCGTTGTCGACGACGATCCGGATCGGATCGACCGGGCAGCGCAGAACGGACGCTCCGTCGTCCACGGTGACGGGTCCGACGAGTCGGTCCTGATCGACGCCGGTATCGAGGTGGCCGACGCCGTCGGCGCCTTCACACCCGACCTCAACGCGAACTTCGCGGCCTGTATGGTCGGCAACCATCACGGCTGTCGGACCGTCCTTCGGATCGACGAGGACTATCGCGAGGAGATCTACGAGAAGTACGCCGCAGAGGTCGACGAGATCGTCTACCCCGAGCGCCTGGGTGCCGCGGGTGCGAAAACCGCCATCCTCGGCGGTGACTTTAACGTCGTCGCAGACCTCGCAGCGAACCTCCAGTTGACCGTCCTCGAGATCAGTGAGGGCTCGCCGGCCGTCGGCAAGCGAATGAGCGAACTCGAGTTGCCCGACTGTGCTCGAATCTACGCTCACGGTCGCGCTCGTGAACCGTTGACGATCCCGCTTCCGGGGACCGAACTCGAGGCCGGCGACGAGGTCGCGATCATCACCGAAACTGACCGTGCCGACGAGGTTCGATCGGCGCTGTTGCCGGCGAACGCGTAA
- a CDS encoding DNA methyltransferase, whose amino-acid sequence MADDGDGHRQGRLFTDEDGGFDVDRAREESLPVEDGEVIDTSDLADHQRYVEGRGIYDERNRVNDLTGKEWKYATKSVIAESYPPDVQHELRSEHGGQKPPRLCAELIGRFSKAGDTVLDPFAGVGGTLLGASFCEHEGTGLREAIGFERNDRWIEIYETVLERENAARADRGEPPLTAQELRHGDCADLIEDVPDHSVELLLTDVPYWNMDELEQTRNERATRESKLGAFDADREDVADGAESADGAALESADEPTTGTKDEWLSDMAEKFDRFADAVTPEGHVVVFIGDMYREQSYEFLSGDLARAIESTAPLTLAANLIWYDPTKDLHVYGYPFSFVPSMVHQNVLVFRLETEA is encoded by the coding sequence ATGGCAGACGATGGGGACGGCCACCGTCAGGGTCGATTGTTCACCGACGAGGACGGCGGGTTCGACGTCGATCGCGCACGCGAAGAGTCCCTTCCGGTCGAAGACGGGGAGGTGATCGACACCAGCGACCTCGCCGATCATCAGCGCTACGTCGAGGGACGGGGCATCTACGACGAGCGCAATCGGGTCAACGACCTCACCGGCAAAGAGTGGAAGTACGCCACCAAGTCAGTCATCGCCGAGAGCTATCCGCCGGACGTTCAACACGAGCTGCGCAGCGAACACGGCGGTCAGAAACCACCGCGGCTCTGTGCCGAACTCATCGGTCGGTTCAGCAAAGCCGGCGATACCGTCCTCGATCCGTTCGCAGGCGTTGGCGGTACGCTCCTCGGTGCGAGTTTCTGTGAACACGAAGGAACCGGCCTGCGCGAGGCCATCGGTTTCGAGCGGAACGATCGGTGGATCGAGATCTATGAGACCGTCCTCGAGCGTGAGAACGCGGCCCGAGCAGACCGCGGCGAACCCCCGCTAACCGCCCAGGAACTGCGCCACGGCGACTGCGCCGACCTGATCGAGGACGTCCCCGACCACTCGGTCGAACTTCTGTTGACCGACGTCCCTTACTGGAACATGGACGAACTCGAGCAGACGCGTAACGAACGCGCGACTCGAGAGAGCAAACTCGGCGCGTTCGATGCGGATAGAGAGGACGTGGCGGACGGAGCCGAGTCGGCCGACGGGGCCGCCCTCGAGTCCGCCGACGAACCGACGACGGGGACGAAAGACGAGTGGCTTTCAGACATGGCCGAGAAGTTCGATCGGTTCGCGGACGCGGTCACCCCCGAGGGCCACGTCGTTGTCTTCATCGGCGATATGTACCGTGAGCAGTCCTACGAGTTTCTCTCGGGTGACCTCGCACGGGCGATCGAGTCGACCGCACCCCTGACGCTGGCCGCGAACCTGATCTGGTACGACCCCACGAAAGACCTCCACGTCTACGGCTACCCGTTCTCGTTCGTCCCTTCGATGGTCCACCAGAACGTGCTCGTGTTCCGCCTCGAGACCGAGGCGTAG
- a CDS encoding DUF7535 family protein has protein sequence MSTKVAESTGYGPNLQMSAFGYAMAALMVIVVLPLLPILVLAWILWRVFVTEESIEPRYEAWRNDPDRPRPQAPTEPEPEDDAEEEAEAEAEA, from the coding sequence ATGTCCACCAAGGTGGCCGAATCGACGGGTTATGGCCCGAACTTGCAGATGTCTGCGTTCGGGTACGCGATGGCGGCGCTCATGGTGATCGTCGTGTTGCCCCTTCTCCCGATCCTCGTGCTCGCGTGGATTCTCTGGCGAGTGTTCGTGACGGAGGAGTCGATCGAGCCGCGATATGAGGCGTGGCGGAACGATCCCGATCGGCCGCGGCCTCAGGCACCGACAGAACCGGAGCCCGAAGACGATGCAGAGGAAGAGGCCGAAGCGGAGGCCGAAGCCTGA
- a CDS encoding MutS-related protein yields the protein MRLEEYWGVGPKTRALLVEQLGRERAIRAIEGGDVRALSEAGLARGRATRILRRATGGDGMEVLATSDARAAYKDLLDLAVERAVTDRAADRIRVLTPLSDRDAMEDRLDDVLAARNAWADLPEADRETVLEAYERYDERDESEHAAVEAALALLEAGVDSGPFATIAELERDGLVEAADALAALDDGRVREGADDELDRLRTGLGTVEDLDANALEVIEELRADGVRDVAGFRDAFEDRLVSETAVTIEGVREAMPTDATDATDFVAGTVRTLRQDLTEAIDERETAVASDLEATLEERRTAVDRAVEAVDDIALHLSLARFALAYDCTRPTFVGGDDAAVSIVEARNLTLAAQHDGPVQPVTYALGDHAVTDVPTDVETPPGHERIAVLTGANSGGKTTLLETCCQIVLLAMMGLPVPAERAEVTPVDSLVFHRRHASFNAGVLESTLRSIVPPLSAGGRTLMLVDEFEAITEPGSAADLLHGLVTLSVDRDALGVFVTHLADDLEPLPPEARVDGIFAEGLSPDLELLVDYQPRFDTVGRSTPEFIVSRLVANASDRRERAGFETLAESVGHDVVQRTLADARWNEPPSSE from the coding sequence ATGCGACTCGAGGAGTACTGGGGCGTCGGGCCGAAGACGCGGGCGCTGCTCGTCGAGCAGTTAGGTCGAGAGCGAGCGATCCGGGCGATCGAGGGCGGCGACGTGCGAGCGCTCTCGGAGGCCGGTCTCGCCCGGGGGCGAGCCACGCGAATCCTGCGTCGAGCGACCGGCGGCGACGGGATGGAGGTACTGGCAACGAGCGACGCGCGCGCCGCGTACAAGGACCTGCTCGATCTGGCGGTCGAACGCGCCGTGACGGATCGGGCGGCCGACCGAATCCGAGTGCTCACGCCGCTTTCCGACCGCGACGCGATGGAGGACCGCCTCGACGATGTCCTCGCGGCCCGGAACGCCTGGGCCGACCTTCCCGAAGCCGACCGCGAAACCGTCCTCGAGGCATACGAGCGCTACGACGAGCGTGACGAGAGCGAACACGCCGCCGTCGAGGCCGCACTCGCCCTCCTCGAGGCTGGTGTGGACTCGGGGCCGTTCGCAACCATTGCTGAGCTAGAGCGCGACGGGCTCGTCGAGGCAGCCGACGCCCTCGCAGCACTCGACGACGGCCGCGTCAGGGAGGGTGCGGACGACGAACTCGACCGGCTTCGAACCGGCCTGGGAACCGTCGAGGACCTCGACGCGAACGCGCTCGAGGTGATCGAGGAGTTGCGCGCCGACGGCGTCCGCGACGTGGCTGGCTTCCGTGATGCCTTCGAGGACCGCCTCGTCAGCGAGACGGCTGTCACGATCGAGGGAGTTCGGGAGGCGATGCCGACCGATGCGACCGACGCGACGGACTTCGTCGCCGGAACCGTACGAACGCTCAGACAGGACCTCACCGAGGCCATCGACGAGCGTGAAACGGCCGTCGCGAGCGACCTCGAGGCGACGCTCGAGGAGCGCCGGACGGCCGTCGACCGGGCGGTCGAAGCGGTCGACGACATCGCGTTACACCTCTCGCTGGCTCGCTTTGCACTCGCCTATGACTGTACGCGACCGACGTTTGTCGGTGGGGACGACGCCGCGGTGTCGATCGTCGAAGCGCGAAACCTCACGCTCGCTGCCCAGCACGACGGGCCGGTCCAGCCCGTCACGTACGCCCTCGGTGACCACGCGGTGACCGACGTCCCGACAGACGTCGAGACACCTCCGGGACACGAACGCATCGCCGTGCTCACGGGGGCTAACAGCGGCGGGAAGACGACGCTCCTCGAGACCTGCTGTCAGATCGTCCTGTTGGCGATGATGGGACTGCCCGTCCCGGCCGAGCGCGCCGAGGTGACGCCCGTCGACTCGCTGGTCTTTCATCGCCGCCACGCCAGTTTCAACGCTGGCGTCCTCGAGTCGACCCTCCGTTCGATCGTGCCACCGCTTTCGGCTGGTGGCCGGACGCTGATGCTGGTCGACGAGTTCGAGGCGATCACCGAACCTGGCAGCGCTGCCGACCTGCTGCATGGACTCGTGACGCTGTCGGTCGACCGCGACGCACTCGGGGTGTTCGTCACCCATCTGGCGGACGACCTGGAGCCACTGCCGCCGGAAGCGCGTGTCGACGGAATCTTCGCCGAGGGCCTCAGCCCGGACCTCGAGTTGCTCGTCGACTATCAGCCACGGTTCGACACGGTCGGCCGGTCGACGCCGGAGTTCATCGTCTCGCGCCTCGTCGCCAACGCGAGCGACCGACGCGAACGGGCTGGCTTCGAGACGCTCGCCGAGTCGGTCGGCCACGATGTCGTCCAGCGAACGCTCGCCGATGCCCGCTGGAACGAGCCACCCTCGAGCGAGTGA
- a CDS encoding NCS2 family permease, with amino-acid sequence MGAADTLADFFEFDEHGTNFRTEAIAGVTTFLAMAYIIVVNPEILAPAIFEQPPGELSADSTTTLGGETFTLVEVQQMLAVVTILASIVAIVVMAFYAKRPFGLAPGMGLNAFFTFTVVLILGVPWQLALAAVFVEGLLFIALTVVGARKYIIELFPEPVKFAVGAGIGVFLLFLGLQEMQLVVAYDATLVTLGNVLESPVAAFSLAGLVFTLLLYARGVRGSIVIGILGTAIAAWTVTLAGLVEPGTITPEQGMGGAQYDFTPLFWGFVDGLGMIAEEPLVFALVVFTFFFVDFFDTAGTLIGVSQIAGFLDESGDLPEVEKPLMADAVGTTFGAMIGTSTVTTFIESSTGVEEGGRTGFTALVVGLCFLVALAFVPIITAIPAYASYLALVVVGIIMLQGVADIDWQDPAWAIAGGLTITVMPLTASIANGLAAGIMSYPLVKAAMGERRDVSLGQWTLAVVFLLYFVVYFAVEAGEIAF; translated from the coding sequence ATGGGGGCAGCCGATACACTCGCGGACTTCTTCGAGTTCGACGAGCACGGAACGAACTTTAGAACCGAGGCCATCGCGGGCGTGACGACGTTCCTCGCGATGGCGTACATTATCGTAGTCAACCCGGAGATCCTCGCACCAGCAATCTTCGAACAGCCGCCCGGAGAGCTCTCTGCCGACTCGACGACCACGCTCGGAGGCGAGACGTTCACGCTCGTCGAGGTTCAGCAGATGCTCGCCGTCGTCACGATCCTCGCGTCGATCGTCGCGATCGTCGTGATGGCGTTTTACGCCAAGCGACCGTTCGGACTGGCACCGGGGATGGGACTCAACGCCTTTTTCACCTTTACAGTGGTGCTGATCCTCGGCGTCCCGTGGCAACTCGCACTCGCTGCCGTCTTCGTCGAAGGGCTACTCTTCATCGCACTCACTGTCGTTGGTGCACGCAAATACATCATCGAACTGTTCCCCGAACCCGTCAAGTTCGCCGTTGGTGCCGGTATCGGTGTCTTCTTGCTCTTTCTCGGCCTACAAGAGATGCAACTCGTCGTCGCCTACGACGCGACGCTCGTCACCCTCGGGAACGTCCTCGAGAGCCCCGTCGCCGCCTTCTCACTTGCTGGGCTGGTGTTCACCCTCCTGCTGTACGCCCGTGGCGTCCGCGGGTCGATCGTGATCGGCATCCTGGGGACTGCAATCGCGGCGTGGACCGTCACGCTTGCGGGACTGGTCGAACCGGGAACGATCACGCCAGAGCAGGGAATGGGTGGTGCTCAGTACGACTTTACGCCGCTGTTCTGGGGCTTCGTCGACGGCCTCGGGATGATCGCCGAAGAGCCGCTTGTCTTCGCGCTGGTCGTCTTCACATTCTTCTTCGTGGACTTCTTCGACACCGCGGGGACGCTCATCGGCGTCTCCCAGATCGCTGGCTTCCTGGATGAGAGCGGTGACCTCCCGGAGGTCGAAAAACCGCTGATGGCCGACGCCGTCGGGACGACGTTCGGGGCCATGATCGGGACGTCGACCGTCACGACGTTCATCGAGTCCTCGACCGGTGTCGAAGAGGGCGGCCGAACCGGTTTCACCGCCCTCGTCGTCGGGCTCTGTTTCCTGGTCGCGCTCGCGTTCGTGCCAATCATCACCGCAATCCCGGCCTACGCGAGCTACCTCGCATTGGTCGTCGTCGGGATTATCATGCTCCAGGGCGTCGCCGACATCGACTGGCAAGACCCCGCGTGGGCGATCGCCGGCGGACTCACGATCACTGTCATGCCGTTGACGGCCTCGATCGCGAACGGACTCGCCGCCGGAATCATGAGCTATCCGCTCGTGAAAGCCGCGATGGGCGAACGCCGTGACGTCTCGCTCGGCCAGTGGACGCTCGCGGTCGTGTTCCTCCTCTACTTCGTGGTCTACTTCGCCGTCGAAGCCGGCGAGATCGCGTTCTAA
- a CDS encoding SRPBCC family protein, with translation MLSLEPLEDGRRTRLLHRETFRGALVPVLFDHTRVERSFEAMNDAIKDRAERRATVSSRP, from the coding sequence TTGCTCAGCCTCGAGCCCCTCGAAGACGGGCGGCGAACGCGGCTTCTCCACCGGGAGACGTTTCGCGGCGCTCTCGTCCCGGTGCTGTTCGACCACACTCGCGTCGAACGCAGTTTCGAAGCGATGAACGACGCGATCAAAGACCGTGCCGAACGTCGGGCCACCGTCTCGAGTCGGCCGTGA
- a CDS encoding DUF6735 family protein — MGHRALVAYQRPDRLYDLRYSHWGGEDLSLIDAIGPASPLANGAVDAGLFADSVARDRILSDFLDPCIYEALYLVSPDSGYAVDAFRVCWLEWGDGRDEGRGAILESRPEDDRAIKTWFRATKTTIGDVVEMGSLTRRAARSYLESRLCEKRGAVVYSYRGVDSPDAD, encoded by the coding sequence ATGGGCCATAGAGCCCTCGTCGCCTATCAGCGCCCGGATCGACTGTACGACCTCCGATACAGCCACTGGGGCGGTGAGGACCTCTCGCTGATCGACGCGATCGGCCCGGCGTCGCCGCTGGCGAACGGAGCCGTCGACGCTGGCCTGTTCGCGGATTCAGTCGCTCGAGATCGTATCCTCTCGGATTTCCTCGATCCCTGTATCTACGAGGCGCTCTATCTCGTCTCGCCCGACTCCGGGTACGCGGTCGACGCCTTTCGCGTCTGTTGGCTCGAGTGGGGCGACGGACGCGATGAGGGCCGCGGCGCGATCCTCGAGAGTCGCCCCGAAGACGATCGGGCTATCAAAACGTGGTTTCGCGCGACGAAGACGACGATCGGAGACGTCGTCGAAATGGGTTCCCTCACGCGTCGGGCGGCACGGTCCTACCTCGAATCACGGCTGTGTGAGAAACGGGGTGCCGTCGTCTACTCGTATCGGGGGGTGGACAGTCCGGATGCAGACTAA
- a CDS encoding HAD family hydrolase, giving the protein MGTAYDAVLFDNDGVLTTPTDRTVLVDAMREAFRAVGISEPTDDHVQTLVRPTVSSLRQIATDHGLEPERLWRERERAAIDAQLEQLKSGQKRPYPDASALAAIETPTGIVSNNQHETIENILEYTDVGGFDVWYGREPTLRGIERKKPRPYYLEQAIAELDASKPLYVGDSQVDVEAANALGIDAAFVRRDHRLDYALSNDPTYEIESLEAVPELL; this is encoded by the coding sequence ATGGGAACGGCATACGACGCAGTTCTGTTCGACAACGACGGCGTGTTGACCACGCCGACGGACCGTACCGTCTTGGTCGACGCGATGCGTGAGGCCTTCCGAGCCGTCGGCATCTCCGAACCGACGGACGACCACGTCCAGACGCTCGTCCGTCCGACCGTCTCGTCGCTCCGACAGATCGCAACCGACCACGGCCTCGAGCCGGAACGGCTCTGGCGTGAGCGCGAGCGAGCCGCAATCGACGCCCAGCTCGAGCAACTCAAGAGCGGACAGAAACGTCCCTACCCGGACGCCAGTGCGCTCGCGGCCATCGAGACACCGACCGGGATCGTCAGCAACAACCAGCACGAGACGATCGAGAACATCCTCGAGTACACCGACGTCGGCGGGTTCGACGTCTGGTACGGCCGAGAGCCGACGCTCCGAGGTATCGAACGGAAGAAGCCACGGCCGTACTACCTCGAGCAAGCGATCGCCGAACTCGACGCCTCGAAGCCGCTGTACGTCGGCGACAGCCAGGTCGACGTCGAGGCGGCGAACGCCCTCGGAATCGACGCCGCGTTCGTGCGACGTGATCACCGACTCGACTACGCGCTCTCGAACGATCCGACCTACGAGATCGAATCGCTCGAGGCCGTGCCGGAGCTTCTCTGA
- a CDS encoding transcriptional regulator, with amino-acid sequence MSRSALVGNVTAMLEDAGFVVSDRCAIRPKSFDVAARRGQDLLLVKILGNIDAFNEATGHEMRRLGTYLGATPLVIGLRSRDEDLKPDVVYFRHGVPVFSPDTAYNLFIESVPPLIYAAPGGLYVNIDGDLLADEREGRDWSLGRLASELGVSRRTVSKYEDGMNASVEVAMALEELFDAPLTSPVDVLEGADDVHESESTPDDPAADPDDEQVVAVLTRAGYRVHPTVRSPFKAVSRDAEDDDKEVVLTGHSEFTKAAEKRARIMSSISRVTRTHSVYVVDRATQDAVDGTALVERDELSDLRNADDLKAVIRERSEREEAA; translated from the coding sequence ATGTCCCGCTCCGCACTGGTCGGCAACGTGACCGCGATGTTAGAGGACGCGGGATTCGTTGTGAGCGATCGGTGTGCGATCCGACCGAAGAGCTTCGACGTCGCCGCACGCCGCGGCCAGGACCTGTTGCTCGTGAAGATCCTCGGTAACATCGACGCGTTCAACGAAGCCACCGGCCACGAGATGCGCCGCCTTGGGACGTATCTTGGGGCAACCCCGCTCGTGATCGGGCTTCGAAGCCGCGACGAGGACCTCAAACCCGATGTCGTCTACTTTAGACACGGCGTCCCGGTTTTCAGTCCCGATACGGCGTACAACCTCTTCATCGAGAGCGTCCCGCCGCTGATCTATGCGGCACCGGGCGGCCTGTACGTCAACATTGACGGCGACCTGCTCGCTGACGAGCGTGAGGGCCGAGACTGGAGTCTCGGCCGCCTTGCGAGCGAACTCGGCGTCTCCCGACGGACCGTCTCGAAGTACGAAGACGGGATGAACGCTTCCGTCGAGGTCGCGATGGCGCTCGAGGAGTTGTTCGACGCGCCGCTGACCAGCCCCGTCGACGTCCTCGAGGGCGCAGATGACGTTCACGAATCCGAGTCGACACCTGACGATCCCGCGGCTGATCCCGACGACGAACAGGTCGTCGCCGTCCTCACGCGTGCGGGCTACCGGGTTCACCCGACGGTTCGATCGCCGTTCAAGGCCGTCAGCCGTGACGCGGAAGACGACGACAAGGAAGTCGTCCTCACCGGCCACTCCGAGTTCACGAAAGCCGCCGAGAAGCGCGCCCGGATCATGAGTTCTATCAGCCGAGTGACCAGAACGCATTCGGTGTACGTCGTCGACCGCGCCACGCAAGACGCCGTCGACGGGACCGCACTCGTCGAACGCGACGAACTCTCGGACCTCCGAAACGCCGACGACCTCAAAGCCGTTATTCGCGAACGATCGGAACGAGAAGAAGCGGCCTGA
- a CDS encoding NAD-dependent epimerase/dehydratase family protein encodes MTNVAITGASGSVGREAIEAFSDRDVELTLFSHSETDDLDTTTLEIANRDEFVDALSGQDVLVHLAANPDPRAEWDALSGPNVDGVYNAYEAAVGNDLERVVFASSNHAVNMENVVSASRPESTTGQPTVIRPEDRPDPDTYYGVTKVVGEAMGDYYAKRHGLDVVNVRIGWLLSRDQLREECAERDAAGERYARAMWLSPDDCRRLIDAVTMTALRTTPTVAHGISANTERFLSLSETMLELGYRPEDDAQAVLDDGDEGRGGLQTG; translated from the coding sequence ATGACGAACGTGGCGATAACTGGTGCCTCTGGCTCCGTCGGACGGGAAGCCATCGAAGCGTTCTCGGACCGGGACGTGGAGCTGACCCTCTTTTCACACAGCGAGACGGACGACCTCGACACCACGACGCTCGAGATTGCGAACCGTGACGAATTCGTCGATGCGCTGTCGGGCCAGGACGTACTGGTCCACCTCGCGGCGAATCCCGATCCACGCGCTGAGTGGGATGCGCTTTCGGGACCGAACGTCGACGGTGTCTACAACGCCTACGAAGCGGCCGTTGGAAACGATCTCGAGCGGGTCGTCTTCGCGAGTTCGAACCACGCGGTCAACATGGAAAACGTCGTCTCGGCAAGCCGCCCGGAGTCGACGACGGGTCAGCCGACCGTGATCCGGCCGGAGGACCGACCGGACCCGGATACTTACTACGGCGTGACGAAGGTCGTCGGCGAGGCGATGGGGGACTACTACGCGAAACGCCACGGCCTCGACGTGGTCAACGTGCGGATCGGCTGGCTGCTCAGCCGTGACCAACTCCGTGAGGAGTGTGCCGAGCGCGACGCCGCCGGCGAGCGGTACGCGCGTGCGATGTGGCTCAGCCCCGACGACTGCAGGCGGCTGATCGATGCCGTCACGATGACAGCTCTCCGAACCACCCCGACGGTCGCCCACGGCATCTCCGCGAACACCGAACGGTTCCTCTCGCTCTCGGAGACGATGCTCGAGCTGGGTTACCGACCCGAAGACGACGCCCAGGCCGTCCTCGACGACGGAGACGAGGGTCGCGGCGGTCTCCAGACGGGATGA
- a CDS encoding glutathione S-transferase family protein → MNMLVDGEWRTDAFETTDESGSFERQETTFRDWIRDEPDATYQPEAGRYHLYVSYACPWAHRTLVVRALKGLEDVIPVSVVDPYRGEDGWQFTPAKDGCTHDRVHDADFLRELYVKADPDATCRVTVPVLWDTHEDTIVNNESREIMRMLDTEFDAYATRTVDLYPKGYREDVDRIIEEIYEPINNGVYRAGFATKQEPYDEAIDELFSALGHWDDVLSEQRYLAGDRLTEADVAMFTTLVRFDQVYHTHFMCNVQYVREYDSLWPYLRDLYQTPGVAKTVDQRHIKEHYYTTHPEVNPHRIVARGPDLGFDAPHDRDDLPGGPPSALAGAEADD, encoded by the coding sequence ATGAACATGCTCGTAGATGGGGAGTGGCGAACGGACGCGTTCGAGACGACCGACGAGTCGGGTTCGTTCGAACGCCAGGAGACGACGTTTCGCGACTGGATTCGCGACGAGCCGGATGCGACCTATCAGCCGGAGGCGGGACGATACCACCTCTACGTCTCTTATGCGTGTCCGTGGGCTCACCGGACGCTCGTGGTTCGAGCGCTGAAGGGACTCGAGGATGTCATCCCGGTATCGGTCGTCGATCCCTACCGCGGGGAGGACGGCTGGCAGTTTACGCCGGCGAAAGACGGCTGTACACACGACCGAGTGCACGACGCCGACTTCCTGCGAGAGCTGTATGTGAAGGCCGACCCGGACGCGACCTGTCGCGTGACGGTCCCGGTCCTCTGGGACACGCACGAAGACACCATCGTCAACAACGAGTCTCGAGAGATCATGCGGATGCTCGACACCGAGTTCGACGCGTACGCGACCCGGACCGTCGACCTCTACCCGAAGGGCTACCGCGAGGACGTCGACCGGATCATCGAAGAAATCTACGAACCGATCAACAACGGCGTCTACCGGGCCGGCTTCGCGACGAAACAGGAGCCCTACGACGAGGCTATCGACGAGCTGTTTTCGGCGCTTGGACACTGGGACGACGTCCTCAGCGAGCAGCGATACCTCGCGGGCGACCGGCTTACGGAAGCTGACGTCGCGATGTTTACGACCCTGGTCCGGTTTGATCAGGTCTACCACACGCACTTCATGTGTAACGTTCAGTATGTCCGGGAGTACGACTCTCTCTGGCCGTACCTTCGGGATCTGTATCAGACGCCGGGAGTCGCAAAAACGGTCGATCAGCGCCACATAAAAGAACATTACTACACGACGCACCCGGAGGTCAACCCGCATCGAATCGTCGCCCGAGGGCCCGACCTCGGGTTCGATGCCCCACACGACCGAGACGATCTGCCTGGTGGCCCGCCGTCGGCACTCGCCGGCGCTGAGGCTGACGACTGA